DNA from Pelodiscus sinensis isolate JC-2024 chromosome 1, ASM4963464v1, whole genome shotgun sequence:
CTGCGCTTTCCGGAAATAGTGTGGGTATTTTTCTTTGATTAAGCCACTGCAAAACACCAGGAGGAAAGTGGGAAGGGAAGCTAGTCgagtgtttgtttggttttttttttaaactgaccccAAAGGCTTTTAACTTTCCCCAAAAGTGACTCTCCAAAAATAAGGCAGACTCCTTGGGCTGGAAGGAAAGGCTGTTCATCTGCCAGGATGCTCCTTGCTCTGGGAGAGAGCCGTGTCCTTCCCTGCCATTTGGGTATGGATGTGCCCGCTGCCCAAGAGCTGTGCGGGTTCTGTTCTGGCGCCACCTGGCCATTGCTCTGGGGCGCTCAGGGCTTTGAATGTTGTCTCTGCGCTCTCTgccagggggagaggctgagCCCGGGGAAGGATGATGCCcttctccagctccagctccgaaGAAGCCTTCGACTACTTGTTCAAGATCATTTTGATCGGGGATTCCAACGTCGGGAAGACCTGCGTGGTGCATCGCTTCAAGTCGGGGCAGTACCACGAGAAGCAGCAGAACACCATCGGGGTGGACTTCACCGTGCGCTCGCTGGAGCTCGATGGCAAGAAGGTGAAGGTTAGTGGCTGTCGCAGAGgtcgtggggggaggggtgacccagggcaggggacagtTCGGGACTAAACCTCATTCCTGATCAGCCCTGACGGAGGAGCCGAGTTCCCCTCTCCCGTGCAGGGCATATGTGCACAACGTAGCTGCTTGCACCGGGGTGAGGGAGGCGGAAGAAATGAGTAGCAACGAGCCGCTGAGCGAGGTTGCAGCCAGCAGTCGCAGTAGGGACAGGCGCTCCGGTGCACTGCAAGCGGCCTTGCAACAAACCCACCTGCTGTTCCGCCGGCCCCAGGCGGAGCTGAACCCACGTTGCTCCTTAACCCGCCTTGTGATGAGAGACGCCCTCTAGAGGGCTACAGCGCGGATACCGCTCGTGTCCTCTGAACCAGGCTCTCGTCCTCTCCTTCGAACACTGGCTAGACATCTGGCCTCTTCCCAAACTGTCCCTTGGCTTCTGCCCAGTTGCTCAGTAAAATGGGCTGGATCATTCCTAGTAATGCTGCTGAAGAGCAGAGAGGAACTTGTTCCGATGGGTATAAGTGTAACATTGTGAGGTGCCAAAGGAACAGCAGGGGAAAAGCCTCGACGCTCTCTGCCTGCGTGatttggggaggggtggggtgttttgacttgttttaatatattctgAGGATGAACCTGTGAGGGAAATGGATGAGCTGTTTGCAGACTGGTTTGGGTGTAGGGCCTCTTCCTTAATTTGTGTGGTGAGGAGGATAGCACTCCATAAGCGAAATCCAGTGATCTATCTAACGAGCCATGAACTCTGGCCCTTCCTCTCTCCAAAAGCTGCAGTTGCTCAAATGGCAGTGCAGGCAACCCACTGAGTGGTGCATGTTGCACAGACCTGAGTGCTGGTGTGCAGTGCTATGTGGGTGGAGGAGCATCTCCTGCCAACCAAGCTACTGCTGATTTGTTGGTGAATTAAGTCCATGGGAAAGCTCTCTGCCTGGAACAGTCTCACAAACTTGATTGCAATGTGACCCTCTTCTGATGACAAATTAGTTCATGACTGTTATGGGGGGACTGAGGCTTAAGCTTTTCTAAGCACacttccctggctggggggggtgggcacAAGGTGAAGCCCAAAGACTTAAACTGTAGGCAGGGGCTTATAACCTGATCCCTGCCACCCAGgcctgaagcccttgggctttgaCTTAAGCCTTGGGCAGTGGGGCTCATGCTTCAGCCCCAGATCCCAGCAAGTCTAAACCAACCCTGGCAACTTCTTCAAAGTGGGTCacaatccacagtttgagaactgctagcCTAGAACATCCGCACTAGAGCACTTACAACAGTGCAGCTGTATTGGTGGAGCTGCACCCCTGTAAGTTCTAAATGTAGCCATAGCCTGATTGTAAATTTTACCTAGTAGCAGTTGTTTCcctctgtaagctgagtgcttgggcatccacccaggagagattcaaatgctgcccagctgatgaacAGAGCACTCGCAGCCAGCAGCATctctctactggtggtgcacatccacacaatgcctcagtgcacataacaaaacttatCCTGCACATGCATTGGAAAAGAGGGAACGTTGCCTAGTAGTACTGAATATCATAAATTTCCACTTGTCAGAGTTTATTCTGCATTCATTAGACTTCACTGGcttaatttctctctctttctgctctTACAGATCCAGGTgtgggacacagcaggccaggagcGCTTCCGGACGATAACCCAGAGTTACTATCGCAGTGCCCATGGTGCCATTCTTGCCTATGACCTTACCAGAAGGTCCACATTTGAATCTATTCCTCATTGGATTCATGAAATTGAAAAATACGGAGCTGCTAACTTGGTCCTAATGTTAATTGGTaggaataaatatttttatttgaattttttgAAACACAGCCTTAAACCCCCATTTGCAtactcccccttcttctccacaCTCACAGGCACTAGTTACCTGAATTCTTCAAAATACAGACACACAGTGAATGTAGTAACTTGAGCTAATTTTAAGAAAATGTCCTATCCCTATCTCTACAGCAGAACCAATGAGGATATGGGAATTAGGTGATTGTCCTCACAGTGCTAAGTGTCCTATTCTATTTCTGGTTTTAGCCTCATTGTAATAGAACAAGCTTACTGCTTGTCTATCTGGGGCAACTCTCTTGAGGCTAATGGATGTGGGTTCACTTTGAGATGTGATCAATTGAAACCAGTGGGCCAAATATGTATGAGCATAAGCTGTCAGGTGCATTTTTGCCCATTATCTCAAACCCCTCTCTTATATTCTGTATGTTCTTTCCCATGTTTGTTCCCTATATGCCTTGCTGATGTGCACTTGCATCTACTGCCCAGGAGGGACTGATCGTAAGTGAAAACAGGCCAGCAAAAGGGGACCCTCTTCCACTGCAGGAAGGCTGCTGCTtatgtttttcccttttcttccctgtAGACAAGGAAAGATGAGTCAATTTAGTGTAGGAGAGTGGTCGGTGGGAAGCAGAGTTATTCTTCTCTTCTCCCAGAATGAATTGGTATATAACTAAATAAATGGGAATGGTTTGAAAAGTTGGGTAGCCAGTAAAAGCTAAGCTTTTAAACTACAGAGGCACTGTTTTATCCCAAGACAATGAATCTgtactggatgtttttctaagagGTTTATTTTGCCCTCTTTAGGGCTTTCTTCACTCGTTTTTTGAGCATGATACAATTGTTTCCATTTTTGGAAAGAAATGGACAGACTAGGGGCTATGGAGTTCAAGTGTTGCCTATTCCCTTGTTCACAGCATGATGTACAGCACCATACACATCAGAATCTTGTTTACATGTCACTTCAGAAGAGTACTAAGACTGACTTAACTAATTCTCCATAAACACGAGTACAGTATTTTGAAGTGTGTGTTAGCAGGGGCTCAGAACTCACAGCTATTGAGGTTGGCAAGGCTGGGCTCCCAATCTATAGGGCCAAGTTGGGTTGGTGTTCTGCAGTGCTGTGCTCAGCACAGTGCTGATAACAGGCAAGTGTGATCAGCTTCTTCACTATACCAACTCAACCCCTTTGCTGTGGATGAGGACCAATAACTATGATTTCTGACAGCAGAAAGTTGCTGTCGTTTCCATGTATGAAACTTTCTTGGTGTTACTGTTCAGCTCACTAGAAATCTTGTTTGGCATTACTTTACTCCCTGGCATACAAAGGGAAACTAAGATTTCATTGCacgatttgtttgttttttaatttaaagggaACAAATCAGATGTAGCAGAGAACCGCCAAGTCCTTTTTGAAGATGCCTGTACACTGGCAGAGAAGCATGGGCTACTGGCTGTGTTGGAGACTTCTGCAAAAGAGGCCCAGAATGTAGAAGAGGTGTTTACATTGATGGCAAAGGAGTTGATAGCCCGCAACACTTTGCAGTTTCATGGAGAGTATCCTCCAAACAGCATCTATCTGGACTCCAGGCCGGTGATTGTTAGTCCAAGTGCAGAGAAGTCCCAGTGCTCTTGCTGATGACATGTCTCACTCCTAAGAGCTATGAAGGTGTGGCTGATTTCACGTTTCCTGTTTGGACATCATTCTAATGTATTACTGCCTTGCAGTTTTGGCCTGTAATTCTGAGATGGGTGTTGCAATGGTCAAAAACACTGGATTGCCTTGAACGTGGCAGCTGTTGGTACATAAGCAAAGTCTTTGAGCTGAGAGAAGACTAGATGTTGCCAGCCTGAAGAGAACTATGAAGACTCAAATGGAAGCAATTGCCTTTTGAATAGACTCTTGACTACTTGAAGATTGATTCTTCTGGATCTGTTAGAGGCTGACTGTAATCAGGTTTTGTGCTGACTGTTTCCTTAGGATTCACAGTCTGCTGTAGGTCAGATTCTTTGGTCTTCATAAATAACTTTACAATGTGTGACGtgcttatgcttttttttttttctccatagtCATTCTGTCTTGCATTACTCAGAGGTGTTGAGATTTCCATTCAGGGAGATGTTGATGGCAGATCTGTGGCAGACAGTGCCATAACTTATTGCTGGTATTGTGATCTGGTAGACGATACTAGCACCTTTATTTTCCTCCCTATGCAAGTAACATGGATGGAGGCTAATTGCCAAAACTGTCATACTAATTTAAGTGGTATGCCACTGGGCCTGTGGGTACATCCAAGACTTTGTTTCCCAACTTCGGGAGGTGAGAAGAGCTGCCTTCAATCATCTTCTTTGAGATGTATCAGGACCACTTCTTGGTGGTGGTTCTTGTGCTATAGACTCTCTAATGAAGCCCCTCCCAAGCCAATAGTAATAGCTCTAATTTGAGTTCTGGCCGAAAGGTTCCCTATTTCTTAATAATCCCTTGATTTAAATGGGGCTTTCACCAAAAATTATATCTAAAACATCTGCTATAGCTTAGACTTTGAACTCAGACAGCTTTCAGgcttctgtactgctgctcagACAGGTAGAATGGCTCAAGTAATTGTCAGATCAGGAATGAAACAGGTTGGGGAAGCTCTTAGTATTAGGCTGCATTTTTCAGTAAGACATGAGCCAACAAAAACTGGCCCAATACTAGCTTTCAATcaaacttttttgtatttttgaagttcttcagtaaGGGGGTTATCAGTGTTTCCTGTCATGATTCTTCACAACTATTCAAACTGAGTCTAGCTTTCTTTCTGAACCCAGAATTTCTCCTGTCTCGAAAGAAATGAGAAATTTGAGTTGCTAAAATGTCCAGTTACATTAAAAATGGGTACATTTCTGACAGTACCTTCTGCTAGTATGTCTCTCCTCTTCAGTTTATTGGAAGGCTCCAGGAAACTGTTCCTTTAATTCCATATAATCAAACTTcatagcgggggaggggaggggagacaatACCAGTGCATAATCCTGAAGAGATTGCTTTGAATTTGTCAGGCATAGCCATAAAACATGTTGAGTCCCTATATAATTTACTCAAGTACCTCTTTTTAGTTATGCTGTCACTAGTAAATTACAAGCTAGAATTCTCCATTAAAGTAAAATTCAGCTCTAGTCATAATGCACAGAAGCCACAGAAATGTGTGGCAGGCTTTGCAACTGTCTCTGATATAAGATTCACATTTTTCTTCCCTGCTTTTGGATAACATTGTAGAATCTCTCCTTTAAGAAAAGGCTTGTCTGGTCAAGCACAAAATATTAAGTGGCGGGGCTGAAGGCTTGTGGTGGGTTGGCCATATATTTCAACACAATAGAACTTCTGCCTAATttcttctaggctacgtctacactgcaggctttttgtgcaagaactgctgTTGTGCAAAAAGTTGCTGGGTATCTACGCTGcacacattcttgcacaagtaagttTGCAGCACCAAAACAGGGCTTCTTTCCAtgagaaaaaccctcttgcataagagctcttccacaagaaggcggtgtagacaggcaacctgaatatcttgcgcaagaaacccctatggctaaaattgtGCAAAACTGATGgccagagagcgtccacactgctatggatgctcttgtgcaaaagcacatggcagtgtggacgtgcttttgtagaagaccttttgcacaagaactctccTGCAaaataattcttgcgcaagaagcctgaagtgtagacctaGTGTTTGTTACATGTAACAGCTAGCTGCCAGTTCCTATAAACTAAGATCTGAAGTAATGAAGGATTCTGACCATTTTCTGAAGACAGGGCAATCACATTTGCCACCTGCTTTGTAGTTTGTTTTCCCTGTTTAGCCCAATACCTGTGTGCATAATTATTTTTCCTGGGGGTGATTAGACCTAATAGAAAATTACAGCCTGGGATGGGTGTCAGTTACTCCCAACAGGCTGCTCTTTGAATCACTTATTCCTCTCCACTGTTTCCCTCCTATTTAACTTCCTAGTGTCCAAGGGCCTAGAATCAAAGACAGGAGAAGTAGTACTACTCCCTCTGCTGTAAGGTGGCATTAATAATCCAAAAGTTTGAGCTGGTATAGTGATGTCTGCTTCTCTGCCACTGTGACAATAGTTTGAAGGCAGGGGCTGTAGGTATCTTTCATATTAAAGcagtccccctccttcccacgCTCTGCAGGAAAATCCAGTCCCCCTCAACACATTTTACTTATCTTTTTGTACATTTTATTCCTAGACACCCCAAATActaaaaaaatcaaccaaaaGCTACTTACCTTAGTGAACTTCACCTGGTCTCTGTCTTTAGATAGCCAAGAATGATGAGCCAGGCTGACAGTTAGCATGTGTGGCCTTTCATCATGCTGCTTGTGTGCCAAGAATGGCTGAAGCTTGGGCACTTAACAGTCCTGCAGCCTTTGGTGGTAAGAGAAACCCCCCAGTACTGTTAAATACATGTCCCTGCATTTCTCCAGCACCTCCCATAACTTCCCCAACCTGCTATTCCATTAATCAGTACTTGTCCTGGGTAAGCAGCTTCCATCAGGCTAGTGACGTTCTCTTTGAGTGAAATAGAGCTGCCAAGAGTGGCCTTGCTTCTCACCAACAGGCTTGAGCACATCTTCCCACAATTCAACTGGGTCCCTActcaaaaactgccttttgaaaTCTCTCTCAAGCCCTTGAATAAAGTAAACATGCTAGATCAGAAGCCAAGGGATAATGAATTTAACACCACTTTGTTACACTGCTGTGCACAAATCACAAAAAAACCATAGTTATAGGATTGCTAATGCAGAAGCTCTATCCTCCTGGACAATATTAGAGCATATTTTTCCAGTGCAAATTAAACTAGAACACTGAGGAACTCTATGGAAAATGGATGCTTCACTGCcaccagaggggaaaaaaaataaccATCTGCCAAATTGCACAACTTAACTATTTAATAAGTCTCCCAAAAAATCATGAGTAGAGAGCCTTTCCCAGACAAggtaattgttttttaaaactgaTATGGGATTCTTTGTATGTTTCTTCCACCTCCCATTCTTACTATCTGCACATCTAGTGTATTTAATAGCTCCATTAACAAGCAAGTAGAAAATGAGGctaaaaatgcatattgttttaCAAATTTGCTGGTATTCCATGTCCTCTCTTTAAAAGCCTACTCAGCTACTGAAAATATGGAAAGAGCCTAATTTTGCTAAACACTTTTAAAATCCTA
Protein-coding regions in this window:
- the RAB19 gene encoding ras-related protein Rab-19 isoform X1, with amino-acid sequence MMPFSSSSSEEAFDYLFKIILIGDSNVGKTCVVHRFKSGQYHEKQQNTIGVDFTVRSLELDGKKVKIQVWDTAGQERFRTITQSYYRSAHGAILAYDLTRRSTFESIPHWIHEIEKYGAANLVLMLIGNKSDVAENRQVLFEDACTLAEKHGLLAVLETSAKEAQNVEEVFTLMAKELIARNTLQFHGEYPPNSIYLDSRPVIVSPSAEKSQCSC
- the RAB19 gene encoding ras-related protein Rab-19 isoform X2, which produces MMPFSSSSSEEAFDYLFKIILIGDSNVGKTCVVHRFKSGQYHEKQQNTIGVDFTVRSLELDGKKIQVWDTAGQERFRTITQSYYRSAHGAILAYDLTRRSTFESIPHWIHEIEKYGAANLVLMLIGNKSDVAENRQVLFEDACTLAEKHGLLAVLETSAKEAQNVEEVFTLMAKELIARNTLQFHGEYPPNSIYLDSRPVIVSPSAEKSQCSC